From a single Aegilops tauschii subsp. strangulata cultivar AL8/78 unplaced genomic scaffold, Aet v6.0 ptg000394l_obj, whole genome shotgun sequence genomic region:
- the LOC141030026 gene encoding uncharacterized protein, giving the protein MRDLLAKPFPYARVLGSSLPGSTSTATSSKTPAAPPPSAPTTARSNTVEETVAMVLHYASGIDQPHDAAAVSFVQPARRRRLLRPAGTPPPSPSPSLSDLHRSLPRRRRRLRVHTTGGVRPSSLAHCGCFAPPSFLGCGRACLPTTSSLLLQAADGTRPPPSSSPGGWDALRS; this is encoded by the exons ATGCGCGACCTCCTCGCCAAGCCCTTCCCATACGCGCGGGTCCTCGGCTCCTCGCTGCCTGGCTCTACCTCTACTGCGACCTCGTCCAAGACGCCcgcggcgccgccgccgtccgcgcCGACGACGGCCAGATCCAACACCGTTGAGGAGACCGTCGCCATGGTGCTCCACTATGCCTCGGGGATCGACCAaccccacgacgccgccgccgtctccttcGTCCAGCCGgcacgccgccgccgtctccttcGCCCAGCCGgcacgccgccgccgtctccttcGCCCAGCCTGTCGGATCTCCATCGTTCACTTCCCcggcgtcgtcgtcgtcttcgcGTGCACACGACAGGAGGTGTGCGACCCTCCTCTCTCGCGCACTGCGGCTGCTTCGCCCCGCCATCGTTCCTCGGGTGTGGTCGCGCCTGTCTTCCTACCACGTCgtcgctcctcctccaggccgcCGACGGCACCCGTCCTCCTCCCTCATCCTCTCCAGGTGGCTGGGACGCTTTACG CTCGTAG